One region of Candidatus Omnitrophota bacterium genomic DNA includes:
- a CDS encoding cytidylyltransferase, whose amino-acid sequence MVAALLLGREGSVGFPGKNMYPVLGKPLSYYPMAAARKAATVDEVFLSTDSKDLMKLADSLGIKIIKRPAELCTNEATGLDAFLHGYKVIRDLYGSDRIEFMILMFCNAPTVTPQTIDEGVKVLRANPLYDSAVTVSRYNMWSPLRARRIGEDGLLHPFVPFEALGDPSTFNCNRDSQGDAWFADVAVSVVRPGCLDNIEDGLLPQKWMGRKIYPLKQWGGLDVDYEWQIPQAEYWLKKNGYGEK is encoded by the coding sequence ATGGTAGCGGCGCTCTTACTTGGACGGGAAGGCAGTGTAGGATTCCCCGGAAAGAACATGTATCCTGTGCTGGGCAAGCCATTGTCGTATTATCCCATGGCCGCGGCCAGAAAGGCCGCAACCGTAGACGAAGTATTTTTATCCACCGATTCTAAAGACTTAATGAAGCTGGCCGACAGCCTCGGTATCAAGATCATAAAAAGGCCCGCCGAGTTGTGCACCAACGAGGCCACGGGGCTTGACGCTTTTCTCCACGGGTACAAAGTGATACGGGATCTTTACGGCTCGGATAGAATAGAGTTCATGATACTCATGTTTTGCAATGCCCCGACGGTGACGCCACAGACGATAGACGAAGGCGTGAAAGTCCTTCGCGCAAACCCGCTTTACGACTCGGCCGTTACCGTGTCGCGATATAACATGTGGAGCCCGCTTCGCGCCCGCCGGATCGGGGAAGACGGACTGCTACATCCGTTCGTACCTTTCGAGGCGCTCGGCGATCCGTCTACATTCAACTGCAACAGGGATTCGCAGGGAGACGCCTGGTTCGCGGATGTGGCCGTATCGGTGGTGCGGCCGGGATGCCTCGATAATATTGAAGACGGATTACTTCCGCAGAAGTGGATGGGCCGCAAGATATATCCGTTGAAACAGTGGGGCGGGCTTGACGTCGATTATGAATGGCAGATACCGCAGGCGGAATACTGGCTGAAGAAAAACGGATACGGAGAAAAGTAA
- a CDS encoding radical SAM protein, whose protein sequence is MVQIKPDGNFNPLGGVSVHSGKTDEYREYRRCWSEYPSNFILRDFPMHLDIEITNRCNLKCTFCDRRPHVGKGSFGDMDMALFKKIIDEGAGHKLWALKLSYRGEPLLHKNVAEMVGYAKKKGVLDVYFNTNGMLLTEEIAKKLIDAGLDRISISMEGTDPLAYEKMRVNAEFAVVLKNIDTLAGLRKKMKVEHPKIRIQSVEYPGFDRDEYGRFWLSHGDEVAMLDYTDMSKRVVGLTADWACPQLWQRMTIEWNGNVLPCNNDDPGRLSPGNVKDRAIYDCWHDPKVDEVRRLHRSGRSHEAGDCNGCPWRTAQIKKTPRRDGVS, encoded by the coding sequence ATGGTGCAGATAAAACCCGACGGTAATTTTAACCCGCTGGGAGGAGTATCGGTTCATAGTGGAAAAACCGACGAGTATAGGGAATACAGGCGATGCTGGTCCGAATACCCGTCTAATTTCATTCTGCGGGATTTTCCGATGCATCTGGATATCGAAATAACCAATCGCTGTAATCTCAAGTGTACATTTTGTGACAGGAGGCCGCATGTCGGCAAGGGCTCTTTCGGCGATATGGATATGGCGCTTTTTAAAAAAATAATCGATGAAGGAGCCGGCCATAAATTGTGGGCCTTGAAACTCAGTTACCGTGGAGAGCCGTTATTGCACAAGAATGTAGCGGAAATGGTCGGCTACGCGAAGAAGAAAGGCGTCCTGGACGTCTATTTTAATACGAACGGTATGCTCCTTACCGAAGAGATAGCTAAAAAACTTATCGATGCCGGGCTTGACCGCATATCAATATCGATGGAAGGTACCGATCCGCTGGCTTATGAGAAGATGCGCGTTAACGCGGAATTTGCCGTCGTCCTGAAAAATATCGATACGTTGGCAGGATTGAGAAAAAAGATGAAAGTGGAGCATCCTAAAATACGGATTCAGTCGGTCGAATATCCCGGATTTGACCGGGATGAGTACGGACGTTTCTGGCTTTCTCACGGCGACGAAGTTGCTATGCTCGACTATACCGATATGTCCAAAAGGGTTGTCGGACTTACGGCTGATTGGGCCTGTCCTCAGTTATGGCAGCGCATGACCATAGAATGGAACGGGAATGTGCTACCGTGCAATAACGATGACCCGGGACGCTTATCTCCGGGTAACGTAAAGGATAGAGCTATATATGATTGCTGGCATGATCCGAAAGTCGACGAAGTGAGGCGACTGCATAGATCCGGTCGATCGCATGAGGCCGGGGATTGCAACGGTTGTCCATGGAGAACGGCTCAGATAAAGAAGACGCCGCGACGGGATGGTGTATCGTGA
- a CDS encoding class I SAM-dependent methyltransferase: MENGSDKEDAATGWCIVKSYGLMRPQDIYEKVIAQRALDGEAFFEKYKDRFIDVNCPACGASGAYVFSKYGFRHLRCEKCLTLFCSPRPSDELIAYYYNNYKAPQMWTELLLKADAARKALQYKPRVERMIRAMREAPAARGGVALDIGAGSGAFSLCLKNSGFFKDVIAMDFSDSCVKACLEQGLQALKGSIGDAGSGFADAIFINDLIEHLSDPAVFLKECSRVLKRKGFISIATPNGEGFDFKIMDAETKNITPPEHLNYFNTRSIGVLLERAGFCVLFAETPGILDVDIISKARSSGFNIKDKNSYIDYILDQDENVLSNFQKFISDNKLSSHMLVMAQKGE; encoded by the coding sequence ATGGAGAACGGCTCAGATAAAGAAGACGCCGCGACGGGATGGTGTATCGTGAAAAGTTATGGCTTGATGAGGCCACAGGATATATACGAGAAAGTTATTGCGCAGAGAGCGCTCGACGGCGAAGCCTTCTTTGAAAAATACAAAGACAGGTTTATCGACGTAAATTGCCCGGCTTGCGGCGCCTCCGGAGCATATGTTTTCAGTAAATACGGTTTTCGCCACTTACGATGCGAAAAATGCCTGACCTTATTCTGTTCGCCGCGTCCGTCGGATGAACTGATAGCATATTATTACAATAATTATAAAGCGCCGCAGATGTGGACGGAGCTTTTGCTCAAGGCCGACGCCGCCCGGAAGGCTTTGCAATATAAGCCGCGCGTCGAGCGAATGATACGCGCTATGCGGGAAGCGCCGGCCGCGCGCGGAGGTGTCGCGCTCGATATAGGCGCGGGAAGCGGAGCTTTCTCCTTATGCCTTAAAAATTCCGGATTTTTTAAGGACGTTATCGCGATGGATTTTTCGGACTCGTGTGTCAAAGCTTGCCTCGAGCAGGGATTGCAGGCGTTAAAAGGCAGTATTGGAGATGCCGGTAGTGGTTTTGCCGACGCTATCTTTATAAACGATCTCATCGAGCATCTCTCCGATCCGGCAGTTTTTTTGAAAGAATGCTCAAGGGTATTAAAGAGAAAAGGTTTTATCTCTATAGCCACGCCGAACGGTGAAGGATTCGATTTTAAAATCATGGATGCCGAAACGAAGAACATAACACCTCCGGAACATTTGAATTATTTCAATACGCGCTCTATCGGCGTTCTTTTGGAAAGAGCCGGTTTTTGTGTTCTCTTTGCGGAAACACCCGGCATTCTGGATGTCGATATAATTTCAAAAGCACGCTCCTCGGGTTTTAACATAAAGGATAAGAACAGCTACATCGATTATATACTGGATCAGGATGAGAACGTTCTGAGTAATTTCCAAAAGTTCATTTCCGATAACAAACTATCCAGTCATATGCTTGTGATGGCCCAAAAGGGAGAATAA
- a CDS encoding histidinol-phosphate transaminase, with product MSDAKKHLKDIYRTPPKEGSRLRCLRLDMNENPSGLPGNFVKKTAGKINSNVLSSYPECGRLIKKIAERENILPENVSLSNGSDAAIKHIFDAYISEGDRVLLTDPTFAMYFVYCKIFKADVISVPYLPDFSFPEEDFLKALSNDVRMAVIVNPNNPTGSVISDAAIQRIVKKAAEKNALIVIDEAYFYYYPRTAIRLIKKFKNLIVLRTFSKLCGMANARLGYAAASREIVESLRKVTPGFDVNGLAVLFAAELLDSPSIIRKMIHRSEEGKKYIARKLSDHKIEYVYGSANFILIKCGRRTKDIIARLAKKNILVGGNFNQDFLADYMRITTGEKRLMEKFWKAFFAIWRREGRV from the coding sequence ATGTCGGATGCGAAAAAACATCTTAAGGATATCTACAGGACGCCGCCGAAGGAAGGTTCGAGGCTACGGTGCCTGCGCCTGGATATGAATGAAAATCCGTCGGGATTACCCGGAAACTTTGTAAAGAAAACAGCCGGTAAGATCAACTCAAACGTTTTGTCGTCGTATCCGGAATGCGGCCGGCTGATCAAGAAGATCGCCGAGCGCGAAAATATCCTGCCGGAGAACGTGTCTCTTTCGAACGGGTCGGACGCGGCAATAAAGCATATATTCGACGCGTATATATCGGAGGGCGACAGGGTATTACTTACGGATCCGACATTTGCTATGTATTTCGTATATTGTAAAATATTTAAAGCGGATGTGATAAGCGTCCCGTATCTCCCGGACTTTTCCTTCCCGGAAGAAGATTTTTTAAAAGCTCTTTCAAACGACGTCAGGATGGCCGTTATAGTGAACCCTAATAATCCGACGGGTAGCGTTATAAGCGACGCCGCGATCCAGAGGATCGTAAAGAAGGCGGCAGAGAAGAACGCGCTTATCGTGATAGATGAAGCCTATTTCTATTATTATCCCCGCACAGCGATTCGCCTGATAAAGAAGTTCAAAAACCTGATAGTTTTAAGAACGTTTTCCAAATTGTGCGGTATGGCGAACGCTAGGCTCGGCTATGCCGCCGCTTCCAGAGAGATCGTGGAGAGCTTGAGAAAGGTAACGCCGGGTTTTGATGTAAACGGCCTCGCTGTATTATTCGCGGCAGAATTACTGGATAGCCCGTCGATAATACGTAAAATGATACACCGGTCCGAAGAGGGCAAGAAATATATTGCCCGCAAACTATCGGATCATAAAATCGAATATGTATATGGATCCGCAAATTTCATATTGATCAAATGCGGGCGGAGAACAAAAGATATCATAGCGCGGCTTGCGAAAAAGAATATACTGGTCGGCGGCAATTTTAATCAGGATTTTCTCGCCGATTATATGCGTATCACTACGGGAGAAAAGAGGCTTATGGAAAAGTTCTGGAAGGCCTTTTTCGCCATATGGCGCAGGGAGGGACGTGTTTAA
- a CDS encoding phosphoglycerate dehydrogenase, which yields MNAKVAILTTSFGEYDKSPVEFCERAGYAVTFNPYGRKLKPDEVVRVAGEAVGIIAGTETISADTLSGLPRLKVISRCGVGMENVDLEAAKRHGIIVFNTPDAPTEAVAELTIGLILNLLRKTSRMDRAVRNGVWEKSMGNLLSGKHVGIIGFGRIGKRVAELLTVFGCEVIYYDPFIKEKSPGFKSVSMAELLKTSDIVSVHASTKETILRGSEISSMKKGGWLINISRGEAVDEDALYSALKSGHLAGAAMDVFKEEPYKGPLIELNNVVLTPHVGSYAKESRIQMEKQAVENLLKGLGGAI from the coding sequence ATGAATGCCAAAGTCGCTATTTTAACTACATCTTTTGGTGAATACGACAAGTCTCCCGTAGAATTCTGCGAGAGAGCGGGTTATGCGGTTACTTTTAATCCTTACGGCAGAAAACTGAAGCCGGATGAGGTCGTGAGGGTTGCCGGAGAGGCTGTCGGGATCATCGCGGGTACGGAAACCATATCCGCCGATACGCTTTCAGGGTTGCCGCGGCTTAAAGTTATTTCGCGATGCGGAGTGGGGATGGAGAATGTCGATCTCGAGGCCGCCAAGCGGCATGGGATAATAGTATTTAACACTCCGGACGCTCCTACGGAAGCCGTTGCCGAACTTACGATAGGCCTTATCCTTAATCTTCTTCGCAAAACGAGCCGTATGGACAGAGCCGTTAGGAACGGAGTGTGGGAAAAATCGATGGGCAATCTTTTGAGCGGCAAGCATGTAGGAATAATAGGTTTTGGCAGGATTGGAAAGAGGGTGGCGGAATTATTAACCGTCTTTGGATGCGAAGTTATTTATTACGATCCTTTTATAAAAGAAAAATCGCCGGGATTTAAGTCTGTATCGATGGCGGAATTGCTTAAAACCTCGGACATAGTTAGCGTTCATGCTTCGACGAAAGAGACGATATTGAGAGGATCCGAAATATCTTCCATGAAGAAGGGCGGCTGGCTCATAAATATTTCCCGGGGAGAAGCCGTCGATGAGGATGCGTTATATTCCGCCTTGAAGAGCGGGCATCTTGCAGGAGCGGCAATGGATGTTTTTAAAGAGGAACCTTATAAGGGGCCTCTCATAGAATTAAATAATGTTGTTTTGACCCCGCACGTGGGTTCATACGCAAAAGAGTCGCGCATACAGATGGAAAAACAAGCGGTTGAAAATCTACTAAAAGGACTGGGGGGCGCTATATGA
- a CDS encoding NAD(P)-dependent oxidoreductase: MKAIVFGGSGFLGSHVADTLTEQGHDVTIYDTARSKYLHGSQKMVTGDIMDEKLVERTVQGADVVYNFAGISDIEESSHRPLDAVKFNILGNTIILDSCCKAKVKRFVFASSVYVYSKTGSFYRSTKQACELLIENYSEVYGLQFTILRYGSLYGPRAGEDTFMYRMLKQALTEKKITREGDGEEIREYIHVYDAARCSVEILSEEFAGQYVIITGNQQMKVKDLLLMINEMLGNSIAIEYIAPKNNFHYEITPYTFTPKIAKRYISKTYLDLGQGILKSMQGIYEGLK; encoded by the coding sequence ATGAAAGCGATAGTATTCGGGGGTTCCGGATTTTTAGGCAGTCATGTTGCCGACACCCTGACGGAACAGGGTCATGATGTTACGATATACGATACTGCCCGTTCAAAATATTTGCATGGTTCACAGAAGATGGTTACGGGCGATATCATGGACGAGAAGCTTGTTGAGCGTACCGTGCAAGGCGCGGATGTGGTTTATAATTTCGCGGGTATTTCCGATATAGAAGAATCTAGCCATCGCCCTCTGGACGCGGTAAAGTTTAACATTCTCGGTAATACTATTATCCTGGATAGCTGTTGTAAGGCGAAGGTTAAGCGCTTCGTATTTGCCAGCTCCGTGTATGTGTACAGTAAGACCGGTTCTTTCTATCGTAGTACGAAGCAGGCCTGCGAACTTCTCATCGAAAATTATAGCGAAGTTTATGGATTGCAGTTTACTATCCTGCGGTACGGTTCTCTGTATGGCCCGCGCGCAGGCGAAGATACCTTCATGTACCGTATGCTGAAGCAGGCTCTCACGGAAAAGAAGATAACGCGCGAAGGGGACGGAGAGGAGATAAGGGAATACATCCATGTCTACGACGCGGCCCGTTGCAGTGTCGAAATATTATCGGAGGAGTTTGCCGGGCAGTATGTCATTATAACGGGTAATCAGCAGATGAAAGTGAAAGACCTGCTTTTGATGATAAATGAGATGCTTGGCAATTCGATAGCCATAGAGTATATAGCGCCTAAAAATAATTTTCATTATGAAATCACCCCGTACACCTTTACGCCGAAGATAGCGAAGCGGTATATTAGCAAGACATATCTGGATCTGGGCCAGGGCATCCTGAAATCTATGCAGGGTATCTACGAAGGGTTGAAATGA
- a CDS encoding cyclase family protein, with translation MKKLIALSYPIDDETPLYPGTPPVEFKKIKDQGSGDSCNTYYAGMSNHSGTHIEASGHFYRGGRTIADCARTEFFYEKPLIVDCPKDKNEMVEIKDMKLKIGTSAPDILLIKTGFSRHRSDPDTYCRKNPYLSTEAARWLRSNFPGIKTIGIDCISFSSYLHRDIGREIHKILLSSEGEDKGGLLLLEDIYIPADVKKLDQVAVFPVFRGALDASPCVIIGIL, from the coding sequence ATGAAAAAGCTTATCGCTCTATCGTATCCCATAGACGACGAGACGCCTCTGTATCCGGGAACTCCGCCCGTGGAGTTTAAAAAAATAAAAGACCAAGGCTCCGGCGATAGTTGTAACACGTATTACGCCGGAATGTCGAACCATTCCGGAACGCATATAGAGGCCTCCGGCCATTTTTATCGGGGCGGCAGGACGATAGCTGATTGCGCTCGTACGGAGTTTTTTTACGAAAAACCGCTGATTGTCGACTGTCCGAAAGATAAAAATGAGATGGTAGAAATTAAAGATATGAAATTAAAAATCGGCACATCGGCTCCGGATATTCTGCTGATAAAGACCGGATTTTCACGGCACAGGTCGGATCCTGATACTTATTGCCGTAAAAACCCGTATCTTTCCACGGAAGCCGCGAGGTGGTTGCGCAGTAATTTTCCCGGGATTAAGACTATAGGAATAGATTGCATCTCGTTCTCGTCCTATCTGCACAGAGATATCGGGCGCGAAATACACAAGATATTGCTTTCGTCCGAAGGGGAAGATAAGGGCGGTCTTTTATTACTGGAAGATATATATATACCGGCGGATGTAAAAAAACTGGACCAGGTAGCCGTGTTTCCCGTTTTCCGAGGAGCGCTTGACGCCTCACCATGCGTCATTATAGGGATACTATGA
- a CDS encoding HAD-IA family hydrolase — protein MIRNVFLDFDGVVVESVDIKTRAFAKLFEVEGPAVMKKVIDYHVNNTGVSRYDKFRYIYSEILKRSLPEDEFRRLCDSFARLVLDAVVSVPYVKGAKEFLSSCASKYRLFIVSATPQKEIEEIVKRRGIAKFFKGVYGAPNSKADSVKNILAEDGTDPADSVYIGDALSDYTAAKSNGVKFIARINNNEEIFAGIDCPKVKDLDGVDLKIGSLR, from the coding sequence ATGATCAGAAACGTGTTTTTAGATTTCGATGGAGTGGTTGTTGAGTCCGTGGACATAAAGACGCGCGCCTTTGCGAAATTATTTGAAGTGGAAGGCCCCGCCGTTATGAAAAAAGTAATCGATTACCATGTCAATAATACAGGCGTATCCCGTTATGATAAATTCCGCTATATATACAGCGAGATATTAAAACGCTCTCTGCCGGAAGATGAGTTCCGGAGGCTTTGCGATTCTTTCGCGCGGCTCGTTCTGGATGCGGTAGTGTCGGTTCCGTATGTAAAAGGGGCAAAAGAATTCCTGAGTAGCTGTGCTTCGAAATATCGCCTGTTTATTGTATCTGCTACGCCTCAAAAAGAGATAGAGGAAATAGTAAAAAGGCGCGGTATAGCAAAATTCTTCAAAGGCGTATACGGCGCCCCGAACAGCAAGGCCGATTCGGTTAAAAATATACTCGCGGAAGATGGTACCGATCCCGCGGACTCGGTATATATAGGAGATGCTTTAAGTGATTACACCGCGGCCAAATCGAATGGAGTTAAATTCATCGCGCGGATAAACAACAATGAAGAGATATTCGCCGGTATAGATTGCCCGAAGGTGAAGGATCTCGACGGGGTCGACCTGAAGATAGGATCGTTGCGATGA